In one window of Halopiger aswanensis DNA:
- the npdG gene encoding NADPH-dependent F420 reductase yields MTTNATTTEIALLGGTGEIGEALALRLGRDADYPLTIGSRDERKASEAAEQYRSRLRDRGVDPQLGAAENVDAAADADVVVLSVPPYYAEETIETIAPGLDDETILVSPAVGMQRDEDGLHYHPPSVGSVIEMIDETAPDDVPVVGAFTNLSGERLADLDVEIDTDTLLLGDDEGAKETVATVADSIRGLRPLDVGPLTNATEVEALTPLLINIAQYNDDMENVCVTFH; encoded by the coding sequence ATGACGACCAACGCTACCACGACGGAGATCGCACTGCTCGGCGGTACCGGCGAGATCGGCGAAGCGCTCGCGCTGCGGCTGGGACGCGATGCGGACTACCCGCTGACGATCGGGTCGCGAGACGAGCGGAAGGCCAGCGAGGCAGCCGAGCAGTACCGATCCCGGTTGCGCGACCGCGGCGTCGACCCGCAACTCGGGGCGGCCGAAAACGTCGACGCCGCGGCGGACGCGGACGTCGTCGTACTCTCGGTTCCGCCCTACTACGCCGAAGAGACCATCGAAACTATCGCACCAGGGCTCGACGACGAAACGATACTCGTCAGTCCAGCGGTCGGCATGCAACGCGACGAGGACGGCCTCCACTACCACCCGCCGTCGGTGGGGAGCGTCATCGAAATGATCGACGAAACGGCGCCGGACGACGTTCCCGTCGTCGGCGCGTTCACGAATCTGTCGGGCGAACGACTCGCCGATCTGGACGTGGAGATCGACACGGATACGCTGTTGCTCGGCGACGACGAGGGGGCCAAGGAGACGGTCGCGACGGTCGCGGACTCGATCCGCGGCCTCCGCCCGCTCGACGTCGGACCGCTCACCAACGCCACCGAAGTCGAGGCGCTGACGCCGCTGCTGATCAACATCGCGCAGTACAACGACGACATGGAGAACGTCTGCGTGACGTTCCACTAA
- a CDS encoding PPC domain-containing DNA-binding protein produces the protein MESFESEDGHVIVRLDRGDLALESIERACDEHDVDTGAVVTGIGTFSTLNIHYVDRTDLPDDQADRNVDLQLEGAWEVTDINGVIADGEPHLHVTAFDGERTVGGHLEDGCEINVLGEVTIRKIDGLELERRPGERNVSQLRRRQ, from the coding sequence ATGGAGTCGTTCGAGTCCGAGGACGGACACGTCATCGTCCGTCTCGACCGCGGCGATCTCGCACTGGAATCGATCGAACGTGCCTGCGACGAACACGACGTCGACACCGGCGCCGTCGTCACCGGCATCGGCACCTTCAGCACCCTGAACATCCACTACGTCGACCGCACGGATCTGCCCGACGACCAGGCCGACCGGAACGTCGACCTGCAACTCGAGGGCGCTTGGGAGGTCACGGACATCAACGGGGTGATCGCTGACGGCGAGCCGCACCTCCACGTGACCGCGTTCGACGGCGAGCGCACGGTCGGCGGCCACCTCGAGGACGGCTGCGAGATCAACGTACTCGGCGAGGTGACGATCCGGAAGATCGACGGGCTCGAGTTGGAACGTCGACCCGGCGAGCGGAACGTTTCGCAGCTTCGGCGCCGGCAGTAA
- a CDS encoding Gfo/Idh/MocA family protein, whose product MLRYGIVGATGFGSNHAAAVESIDGAEVVAGTARSEESIAEFTDEFDATGYTDHREMFETEELDAVSICTPSGTHAEMGVDAAEAGLHVLCEKPLDVYIDRVDRMIEAADRNDVRLGGIFQRRFTPERWTARRWVEEGRFGDLILADTSVKWHRPQSYYDDHWHGQRDLDGGVLIQQAIHFVDLLDWLTGGIERVSAETDTIAHEMECEDLAVVSLEFENGARGVIEATTAVQGGEDRVELNGTEGSYNSGVFVLEDEEVEPDLIEPPTGTGLEGQVRDFLEAIREDREPIVSGRDARKAVEVVLAAYASADLGRPVDVDEVRELQEHT is encoded by the coding sequence ATGCTCAGGTACGGTATCGTCGGAGCGACGGGATTCGGGAGCAACCACGCGGCGGCCGTCGAGTCGATCGACGGGGCAGAAGTCGTCGCCGGCACGGCGCGCAGCGAGGAATCGATCGCGGAGTTCACTGACGAGTTCGACGCGACCGGCTACACCGATCATCGAGAGATGTTCGAAACCGAGGAGTTAGACGCCGTCAGCATCTGCACGCCGTCGGGAACGCACGCCGAGATGGGGGTCGACGCCGCCGAGGCCGGACTCCACGTGCTCTGCGAGAAGCCGCTGGACGTGTACATCGACCGCGTCGATCGAATGATCGAAGCGGCCGATCGCAACGACGTTCGGCTCGGCGGAATCTTCCAGCGGCGGTTCACGCCGGAGCGGTGGACCGCCCGCCGGTGGGTCGAGGAGGGACGATTCGGCGACCTGATCCTCGCCGATACGAGCGTCAAGTGGCACCGCCCCCAGAGCTACTACGACGACCACTGGCACGGGCAGCGGGACCTCGACGGCGGCGTCCTCATCCAGCAGGCGATCCACTTCGTCGACCTGCTCGACTGGCTGACCGGCGGCATCGAGCGCGTCTCCGCCGAGACGGACACGATCGCCCACGAGATGGAGTGCGAGGACCTCGCGGTCGTCTCCCTCGAGTTCGAAAACGGCGCCCGCGGCGTCATCGAGGCGACGACCGCCGTCCAAGGCGGCGAGGACCGTGTCGAACTAAACGGAACCGAGGGGTCGTACAACTCCGGTGTCTTCGTCCTCGAGGACGAGGAAGTCGAGCCGGATCTAATCGAGCCGCCGACCGGAACGGGTCTCGAGGGGCAGGTACGAGACTTCCTCGAGGCGATCAGAGAGGACAGGGAGCCGATCGTGAGCGGGCGGGACGCCCGCAAGGCTGTGGAAGTTGTCCTCGCAGCGTACGCGTCGGCCGATCTCGGTCGACCGGTCGACGTCGACGAGGTGCGGGAGCTGCAGGAGCACACCTGA
- a CDS encoding mandelate racemase/muconate lactonizing enzyme family protein, which translates to MEITAVRGYALSSPIDPVQERPFHGGVRRLRKRDVVLVVVETRDGLRGIATAGASSSAMTEYFEGDSQGTFADVVEGPVADALEGETIDAIPDAHDLLRGSNVPDGDLIEAISAIDVALYDIEGKRRGAPVYELLADEFDADAAPTTELDLYASAGMYMEPDGYVEQAQVLEELGFFGYKYRPGIGPEGDRETVAQLAASVDDIELMLDVHTWWKLREGYDRETVRDLVVHAADHDAYWIEEPVEPDDHEGYVDLAATDAPLAGGESEESAAGLVALGETGAVDFLQGDVRHHEGFTGCREAVALCAGRDDLEFVPHNFGTWIGLAANAHLVAAAPEATLVEYPVFEDDPLFDTEVDPGMYPFDLAFDLIEGQPDVTDGVLSVSDEPGLGVELNEDVIEQYPLTDGPWTEFHYDND; encoded by the coding sequence ATGGAGATTACAGCAGTGAGAGGCTACGCCCTCTCGTCGCCGATCGATCCGGTACAGGAGCGGCCGTTCCACGGCGGCGTCCGACGACTCCGGAAGCGGGACGTCGTGTTAGTCGTCGTCGAAACGAGAGACGGCCTCCGGGGAATCGCGACGGCCGGCGCGAGCAGTTCGGCCATGACCGAGTACTTCGAGGGCGACTCGCAGGGAACGTTCGCCGACGTCGTCGAGGGGCCCGTCGCCGACGCCCTCGAGGGCGAAACCATCGACGCGATCCCCGACGCCCACGACTTGCTCCGCGGGAGCAACGTTCCCGACGGCGATCTGATCGAGGCGATCTCGGCGATCGACGTCGCGCTGTACGACATCGAAGGGAAGCGGCGCGGCGCGCCGGTCTACGAACTGCTCGCGGACGAGTTCGACGCCGACGCGGCGCCGACGACCGAACTCGATCTGTACGCCAGCGCGGGGATGTACATGGAGCCGGACGGCTACGTCGAGCAGGCACAGGTCCTCGAGGAGCTGGGCTTTTTCGGCTACAAGTACCGCCCCGGGATCGGTCCCGAGGGCGACCGCGAAACCGTCGCGCAACTCGCCGCGAGCGTGGACGACATCGAACTCATGCTCGACGTTCACACCTGGTGGAAGCTCCGCGAGGGCTACGACCGCGAGACGGTCCGCGATCTGGTCGTCCACGCTGCCGACCACGACGCCTACTGGATCGAGGAACCCGTCGAGCCGGACGACCACGAGGGGTACGTCGACCTCGCTGCAACAGATGCGCCGCTCGCGGGCGGCGAGAGCGAGGAGTCGGCCGCGGGACTGGTCGCGCTCGGCGAAACCGGCGCCGTTGACTTCCTTCAGGGCGACGTCCGCCACCACGAGGGCTTTACCGGCTGCCGGGAGGCCGTCGCGCTCTGCGCGGGCCGGGACGACCTCGAGTTCGTCCCGCACAACTTCGGGACGTGGATCGGCCTCGCCGCGAACGCACACCTCGTCGCGGCCGCGCCCGAAGCCACGCTCGTGGAGTACCCCGTCTTCGAGGACGACCCGCTGTTCGACACCGAGGTGGATCCCGGAATGTATCCGTTCGATCTCGCGTTCGACCTGATCGAGGGACAGCCCGACGTCACCGACGGCGTGCTGTCGGTGTCCGACGAGCCCGGTCTCGGCGTCGAACTGAACGAAGACGTGATCGAACAGTACCCGCTCACGGACGGTCCCTGGACCGAATTCCACTACGATAACGACTGA